The nucleotide sequence ggaacctttttctagTAACAACCCCAATTATTTAAGTCACCGGAAAACTTCTTTTTCGCCGGAAAACTTCTTTGTGGCCGGAAAGCTCAATTTTTTAgctggaaaactcaacattttcgtcccaaacctctttgtatcCTTAGACCGGACCTTTATAAACCTTTTTCTGGGCAAAAACGGTTTTCCGACGACCGGAAAcagcgttagggttctgttagtcagggtccaatGGTGGCGAATATGTCAATATTTGGAACTGCAATTGGTTATTTTTTATGTTAGGACTGTTGGCAGCCAAcggcgaatagttgggattattaaaatccaatattacAAAATAAAATTGTTTTGGCCCATTAAATTGTAAGATTAGTTTTTTCTTTTATAGAGAGCGTCCAATACATTTTTTGGTTTcacgttttaaaaaaaaattaagcccTCAAAATAATTGGGTCTCGGCCGGGGGTGCGCCTCGCCCACCCAGGCCGACCCTCGTTATGGACGttaacaaaatacaaaatatggataaaattGTATACGCAATTGTTTGTTTGAGTTGTGATACTTCGTAAATAAATATACAGGGTTAGGATATAATaagaagtttatttggctaagaaggctagAACGTAATGTTGACCATCCATTtaattaatcaagggctaagattaaatgagggaaattgaaaggaagaaaagaggcgcgtgggtttgtttaggggcattctagtcaatccaagacaatagtttctctctcctccaattccccccgtTTTTTAAaggttaataactctttcatacgacattattattttttataaaaattgcactaaaaaacgagcgtttttttatctttaaaacgagtatactattgctatattttcgaaaaaaaaaattgaaaacccagttgcgtaaaacgtaatggaaaaaacccagttacgtaaaacgcaatggaaaaaaaccctaaaaaatgacatttttctaaaacgcaatgcaccaaaaacacagaaatgtcttatttgtaaaacgcaatggctagaaaacacaaacaaatgtcttatttctaaaacgcaattagcctaaaaacacaaaagaaagtataatttctaaaacgcaatggactgaaaacacataaaaatgtgttttacctgaAACGCAATGcataaaaaacacaaacaaatgtcttattCCTAAAaagcaatggccagaaaacacttaaaatgtttgTTTTCTAAGACGCagtggactgaaaacacataaaaaagtgttttacttaaaacgcaatgcacaaaaaacacaaagaaatgtcttatttataaaacgcaatgaccataaaacatttaaaaatctctcatttctaaaacacaatggcctaaaaaaataaaagaaagtgttctctctaaagcgcattggactgaaaacacctaaaaatgtgttctacctaaaacgcaatgactaaaaacacttcaaaaatgtgttttacctaaaacgcaatgactaaaaacactttaaaatgtgttttttctaaaacgcaatggccagaaaacacataaaactctcttatttttaaaacgcaatggacacataaaactgtctgtgaactgtctgaaccaGAGAGTAGCAAATAAAAaattgtctgaattgtctacgaattactgtcttcgaaatgagccaatttctggaaaattaatttttctgatgcacCCAGTCAGTGGCTcagccccttggaccctgctaccaggggcgctgcccccggacctccgccaagatcgtaaaacgcaatgactaaatcaaaaacccagatcataaaaatgatattaaagaatttcttacatggatcgaagccgatttcttcaacaattgatgaaaattgaatgatagaaacacttatcagcgatcgaatcgaatggatcgagtgattatcttcaaaatcacggaaaaaaacgagattttgaatgaaattaaactgggtgttcttcaaaaaaaaagataaagaacacgttgatcgggtgtttgaatcattgattgacgacgaaaatcgcactataatgtagtgattattgagatagtaagtgaagaaaaggttgaatatggtgggttttgaaaatggtgggttctGAAGTTACTGGGGAGAAGAAGGAAAAAGAAATGAtaggattgactaaaatacccttactatttattttaaattttgccacatgtcataattctATTACTTTCTATCATTTTTAgtcaaaataaactttctatttgattCTCACACTAAATATACAATATAATAAAGATACATCAAACAATAGAAACTATAACAACGTGATACTTCGTAAATAAATATATCTTAAAGATGCATCAAACGATACTACAACGTGATACTTCGTAAATAAATATATCATAAAGATGCATCAGAAAATAGAAACTATTACAacacataaattaaataaaaataatttctCATAAAGATACATCGAACAATAGAAACTATTACAACAACACAAATTAAATATaataaactagtattaagcccctgcgttgcagcggttgtcgtAAAACTGTGTCAAGTAGTATCAATGCTATACCATTATCAGCGATCACCAACACCGGaaaactcgtaaaaacaaaataaataaaaactgaaaaaaataaagccgagcgaaaagcagacgtaaaatctttgaattacGCACGCTCATTGTCGAGAAATTAAAtcgaaacataaaacatagaaaaaataactaagttaatcCAGGATCCGTGCGTTGCGACGAACGTgtcaaacggagaaaaatagatgtgtttTGACGGGCCAAACgggaaaaatatacgaaaaatgttgaaccccacacgcacgttgcggtgcgtcaactcacaaaatttagaacgaaacgaaaagcttgggaatgatgaaaagtatggtggaaaaaaattgaaaattaaaaagagttgtggttaaattggaaaagatgaaaagctttagattaataagtaaaaaaacaaagggtctaaattgcaaaagtATAAAAGTTTTGGGTAATATTATTAATAagtaaaaaacaaagggtctaaaacaaaggatattaataatttattagatattagatttagatatttataatattattaattggatttattaatattaaaataaagataaggataaagataaagatatgtgatatttatatatatatatatattagttattagtagtaaaagaaatattttaattaaataaatataaataaaattcatatggttgaaggagagaatgccatgtggtattatttgtagtcttttattaatatttagatgATTATCTTCGCTAATTTGTATTCATTGTTAGGGATACGAGGACAACCGAGCattacattatatttttttttcttctaagcCTTAACCGCCTTTAATGTTTATTTTGATAACTAAAACTTGAAAACTGAGATACATACTACATATATTTTGATAACAACTAAAACTTGAATATTGAGATACATATACTAAATATAGTTACTATACATATTATATTTTCAACCATCGATATTTTTATATTGAAAGCAACTAAAACACGATCGGTTTAGGGATTAGTTTAGCAATTTCATTTTAATTTCTAGTAAATCTATAATTCATGTTCAACTTAAGTGGGTGATTCagttaatttatctttgtctTGGTTGTTGTGATTATGTTTAACCTTGGTTTTAGTTGTATAAAGTTGGTTGTTCACATTCTATTATTACAAATTAATCTTCGCTTTTTCAGGAAACCATTTGAAGTAAAACATGCTTCGTAATCATAGATTCTAGAACAAATTCATAGCGCTATTTGATAAAggttaatatattttttaattgcTTCTGTTTATAATCttaaattatattacaataatttTTATAACTTACTTAGATATTGATGGAACTATATATCGGCTTGATCAAGATGTTTTGAGTAAAGCCATTTCTTCATTATTGATTATCAAAACTAAAAGCCTATTCCACACATTAAAAAGAAGAAAGAAGTTTTCGGGAGTGAACACATCATCAGAAAGAATTTTTCGGGAGTGAATGCATCATCAGAGTTCCAATTTACTTCTCTAAGTCAAAATGAAATCATAACCAACATGTCTTTGACATAGCATTATCGAGGTGGCCTAACAACCAATAGGTTGTGCGCTCAATTCCCATCGTAGACAAACTTGTATCAGTGTGGTGTATGTCCTTGCTTTCTAAAAAAATCGAGAATGCAATTATGTGAGACTCTCTTAAGAGAATACCTTATCATGGTAGATTGTGTGCCTATCAGCCTATGTTAAAAATCATAACAGATAAAGTATTGATAAAAGTCATTGTTTCCAATAACGgatccatgatttattatatTGGAGGGTAATCGGGGGGTTTAACTAAACTTTTAAGGACGGCGATTGAGATTTTTACCTACAAAATACactaaaaacctttttttttttttttgaaggggCTCCCCCTGTTCTTACATGTGGCTCTGCCACTAATTGTTTCCCTCAATAGAGGAGGGTATTTACTTGGGTATTATTCATGACTAGATTAGGATTAGACCCTTTACCCAAAGATCATAACTATCGCAACTCCTGTCACTATAACCCGATAGTCGTGCCATTTTTCATCGCCTTTGTGGCCTTAGAACCATCATCACAGTTGTAGCTTCTACCTTTATAGTCATTTCTGTGTCACCATATCCATGTTGTATATCTTGCCTCTACCACTATTTAGATAAGCCACCACTGCTTTCTACTCACATAGTTTGTTTTATTGTTTAAATTCTATAGGTCTTTGCTTACTTTGTTGTTGCACGTTCTTTCCGTTCcattttatttattgtttttgctCTGGTCTGAGCGTCTGATGTCATCTCACTCCAACTATACGTAAATATAAAGTGTTAGATGTAAAATATTAATGAGAGTTTGTTATCGTTATATCTATCGTATACCAATTGAACAATAATACATAAAAGTTACCTAGATCTTTTAGCTTCATATTCACGATTTTAAGATATCAACAAGTCggaaatcaaaaataaaaaaaccaaagATTAACAAAActtatgaaaataaaaataaaacgggGTGGACTAACGTGGTTGGATCTTACTCAAACCTACTTTTGACTAATCAGAATGCTAAAACAACATGCCTGTCACCTTCCTCATTCTCACCCTATTTACCTCGTCAATCCCATCACTTTGACCGCTTCTTCTTATCACCAACAaccaccttcttcttcttcaccttcatcttcatcttcatggTCTAATTCACCATGGCCGTAGATCTTATCACGGGCTTCAAAACCACCATCTCCGATGAAAACGACGCCGTTCAACAAGCTGCTTCCGGCCTCGAAAGCGTCCAAAAACTCATCCGTTTGCTCTCTcaatctcaatctcaacaacAACCTGATTATAAAGCTGTAGCTGATGCTGCTGTTGCAAAGTTCAAAAAAGTCATTTCCTTGTTGGGCCGGCCCAACCGGGAACTCACGGGCCATGCACGCTTCCGACGTGGCCCTGTTAACCAAACCGGTTATCAAAATTATTGTAACATAAAGAAGGAGCAAAACGATGTCGTTTCGGAGGGTGAGACTAAAGTGTATTCTCCAACACCTATACAACAGGTGCCATTTGTTCCTCCTCCTCCGCCGTCGTCTACGGTGGCTCCGGCCACCGGGAATCAGCCGGCTTTGTTTCAGAGGAAAGATTCTTTGACTAAAACGATTAGTTTTTCTCGAGCCAGCTCGTTTGTATCCTCGTTGACCACCGGTGATTCCGACGGTAAACCGCCGTTGTGTTCGGCGTCGTGTTTGAAACGGAAGTGTGGTTCGTCGGAGAATGGTGGTTCTGGGAAGTGTAGCGGTGGTGGTTCTTCTAGTCGTTGTCAATGTTCTAAACGAAGGTAAAAAGTCAAACAACTTTTGTTTTGTTAACAATTTGTTTCGTGATGAGAATTCGTCTCAAAGTTGAGTTGATGTAACTGCAGGAAGCTGAGGATGAAGAGGGTGATTAGGGTTAAGGCCATTAGCCCGAAGCTAGCGGATATTCCGCCGGATGATTACTCGTGGCGGAAGTACGGGCAGAAACCGATTAAAGGATCTCCACATCCAAGGTAAAATTACTAGGGAATTAAGGACAGAAAAAGGAAAATATACACGATAAATTTGTGTAACATAGTTCGAATAATAAAAAATTTGAGTAAAATGCTAAAACAGTTATGTCACTCTTTTCGGttcaaaaatgaaaatttttgtaTTTAAGTCCTTAgcgttttatttttgttgtcATATCCATCCAATTAACAAACTGGGTTATAAATTTATACCCTTTTTGTCGTTTTCTTCATAAAATGATGGAGTTTAGGCATAAAATGACGATTATACCTTTCATTTAAacgaggaaaaggacaaaaattTCTAACCTAGTTTACCAATTGAAtggaaatgacaacaaaaatgaaaccttaAGAACCTAGATACCCCCAAGGTTTTATTTTTAGACTGAAGTGACAAAAGTAACCTATGCTCGGGGACAATTTTAGCATATTACTCTAAAAGATATAAGTAAACAGAATTCAAACcttaaaacatagaaaaacataAGCAATTGGCGTGAATCCATCTCTAATTTGTGGAATTTGTTCACAGAGGATACTACAAGTGCAGCACTGTGAGAGGATGTCCAGCTCGGAAGCATGTAGAGAGAGCATTGGATGATCCAAGCATGTTGATCGTGACCTACGAAGGAGACCATAATCATGCAGTTTCTGCTGCAGAAACTTCTGGGATCATCTTAGAATCATCttaattattatcattattattattattctcaACAAACATCAATctattttctttttctaattagATTAAAAACCATGAATCCATGATCACCCACCGTAATTaatcataattttaattttaattattagttagGAGTTGTTTGAATTCCCATGCAAATTAATATGGTAGCACATTAGGTAAAAAATTCCATATCTTGGGTTTCGATTGTGTTTTATTGATTAGTTAATTTAATTTTAAATGCTGTGTTACAGACTTACAGCTATTCATTTTTGACTTAAGATTTTGATTTTAAGTAACTATTTTTTTCAAGTAAATATAATTAAAAGGTACATAATTATGTTGTGTAGAGATGGCCAGATGAGGAAATTAATGATAAAAAGAGGGAGTGGGTTGtagtaggggtgttcatcgaattttcgaattattcgaataatctTTATTTTCCcttaaattcgtattcgattcgaattcgaattcgattaaaacttatcaaattcgattcgtattcgattaaaaattcgaattcgaatcgaattcgaataaattcgatttaattcagattctttaaaaacatgtaaaaaactatcaaaatgaaacatGAATTTTAAAGCAGCTATAAAAcacgatatcacattaaaaagttccaaataaagtaccataagtctaaaattcaaaacgagcagtcgggaataaccactccacattacaagttaatatttttagggttataaatctattgatagatttgttacttaggttttagttatgggccatgtagtgggtttggtaatgggtaattttaatacttgaaaaaaaaattgaaaataatttatagtatagcttaataaaagttatatatacattatataaaaaaataataaataaaaatgtataatttttattcgaatttcgaatcgaatttgaaattataaattcgtgttcaatttacttgactcgaattgaatcgaattcgaattcttttAATTGAAAcaaattcttgataatcgaatcgaatttaaatgaatttcgaattcgaaacgaattctgaacacccctagaTTGTAGTTGACAAAAATAGAAGTTGAAATTTGGAGGGAGGTGGATGGGGAGTGTATGTCACGTACATTTCgtgatttttatttaaaatttcaaatttaatAATAAAATCCGTATATGCGCTGCTTTTTTTAACGACAAAGTATCTTACGTGTAAATTCACCCTGCTCGGGACTATGTTTAAGGTCGACTCCTCGACCGTTATGAGACCGTATCCACTGATGCCCGGGAACCGAGTGAAATCTGTAAACCCTCGCCCCCCATCAGGTTCGAACTCGGGATTAAAGCTCATATTCATCCCTTCACCCAAATGTTGGTTTAACGAAAGAAAATGGTTTTGGAATTAAACAAGTCACACATTATACTAGGGTTGTTCACGAGCCGAGTCGGGTCTgggcaagctcgggctcggctcgattataaaccgactGGCTCGGCttggatttgaaaccgagctgaaaaacTAAGCTAGGggtcggcttggttttaaactaATATGCCTCGACTCGGCTTGCTTTGGCTCGATTCTAAAAAGAAAATTAATACATAACTCTCTAAATTTAGTAGTCTAAAATATTATTAAATAGTTCAAAAAAGAACATATACAAAATAAGTTCAATCTAATACTTTGCAAGCCAAAATCAAGTTCATCGACACTAgagatgagcatttggtaccggaTACCGATAACgaaccgtaccgggtatattcgatACCGGTACCGGTTCCCATTTccgtttttcggtaccggtacggtaccagtACTTATAGGTAAAACACCGGTATATACCGGTACCAGTACCGAACCGATATATTTGGTACCGGTAACAATTTTCCCCGTATTtcgataccggtaccggtaccgaacggGTACCATGCTCATCCCTAATCGACACAATATAAGTTTTAGTTTTCAGCGAAATACAATATTAGTTGATTAGCATGGTAATGAATCTTCTAATATGTCATAGATATCAAAATACACTCCAAATTACATGTAAATAGTAAtcatttttttgtaatatattataacgtatatatatacaaaatatattataagtaaaataattcgatcTAAGCCGAGCCAAGCTACTAAGTGAGTTAAACCTAGCCAATCCCGGTCGTATGAGCGGAGCCAAGCCAAGCTAGggtcactttctaaccgagccggctcggctcagtTTCAAACCGAGTGATACCAAACGAGTTTTTTCTGAGCTAAATCCGAGCAAGCTTCAAACGAGCTCCGAGCCACGAGCTTTTTGCGCACTCCTACTTTATACAAAGAATGTATCGATCACTTGGAATTGTATAATGCATCATATATTATTGTTGATATATTAGGGTTTTTGGACAAACCCAGATTAGTTAACTTATTGACTAAAAAATTAATCTTAACTAGGGTTAAGATCCGCCCGCGTTGcagcgcgggtacatcgtaaacattgaattgattagtccaaacgttatatgatgcattagcctgaaaacacacatttcggCGTATCTAGTTGAACTcagtgtaacctgtataagcattgtgattggatcaaacataaagtaaatggaattcatatcgaacaatcataacgtattatatgtgacccaactcatacatagaaaacgtaacgggtatgaaggaaaacATGCACgtgtaatcgaaagggattaattagagctttcggaaaaaggggagaaaaagaaaccataatttgactccactcggctcgaaaaaaaactttacgaaacatacataaaataaacacgaaaacatattatatttgacctgaatacTTTTCCCAAAAAAGTTAtgtcgaaacgtagaacaacttgaatttataccaaaacgtacataaaaatatgcacgtaaaaatgttttctttaaacgaaaacgtattatatttgacctggctcctctataaaaaaaagtttacgtcggaatgtagaacaaatcatatttatacatacccgtacataaaatatgcacgtaaaaaatagtttttaagtaaaggaagtatagggctattcgaaacaaaatattagtaaaaaaattaatagcttaaaaacgttcgtaaaaccgtgccaagtagcaccaatgccacaacgacatcgactctcaacatcgtaaaaataaaatagataaaatggtaaaaattacactgaacgaaaaggagactaaaatcgttgaaccacgcacacccgttacagtgtcttaatgcgaagaaattaaccagaaacgtaaaacgtacaaAATAATAACGTattcgatctaggacccgcccgttgcggggaaattttcaaaagggaaaaaatggacgcgttgcgacgggtctgtcaaatacgaaaaaaatagagcaaaaacgtttaagctcacatgcacgctacgacatgttaactcgcaaaatttagaacgaaaaacttgcgaaagataaaaagtatgggggaccaaaCTTGTAAATGATAAAGCGTTGTGTTAAAttacaaaaaatgaaaaagtttgagttaaaagtaaaatatttcaaatgggttaaaatgtaaaagaaaaaactttaaggttgaaagtgaaaaatcaagttttttttttttttttgaaaaagtcccCAAGCATGAGGTACAAGTCATGATGCACAAAAAACTTGCTAATTTATATATGGATTAATTGTagtatgtaaatatatattttctgtattttgtaattcattatctttctatactaatatacaaaaatcttttttggacacgtgtTATTCTCTATTAATTTCtcacttttatttttttatttatctcttttaataaatttatctcttttattaaataataataataataatattaaacatcaatttaactaaatctatttatctcttttgtttttcaTGATCTGAAACTGATTTcatttttaactctaaagtttcaatctttagcaatttaagtctaaagtttcaatctttggtattttaacccatttgattaatttgatttttcacttctaattcaaaagttttcatcttttgcaatttaacctctttaattttttttactttcaactcaAAGCTGTTCATCTttcgcaatttaatctcaacactttttttactttcaactttagtttCTTATacacttttcatctttcataagttctccgtttaacgtgtcgttctaaatttccaagttaacacgtcgcaacgtgcgtgtggggttcaacgttttttcatctatttttcctctgtttgacatgtccgttgcagcgcgtctatttttcccgtttgataggtctgtcgcaacgtgTGATTAATTATTTTTTATCGGTTTTACACATAGGCTCGTGatcatgtgagaaacatttgccATTCATCTTAATAATAAGAAAAGCTTAGTTGCTTAAGGTTGCATACCGTGACCGAATCACGTAAAATTTctctttttttattgttttttctgTTTGTTTGTTCATGTGTGCTCAGTTTAATTCCAACAATTATAACTATAAGTtatgaaagaaaaacaaaataacttataagtaattataataatggaatttaaaaaaaaaaggtaaaagaTTAAAGTACTGAAATGTAATTGTTTTTTTAAGTAAAATCGCCACACTCTTTAATATAGTAAGTATAAAACTAAAGTGTCTTTGTTTTATAATTAAAAGTCCCACTCCATCATTGCACTTTATAAAATATCAATCAGTCAAGTATGGTAAAGAGCACCATTCGTTTGAAAAAATGACACCCCTTTGGTTGACACTTCTTTTCTTGATATTTCTATAATATAGTATTCAAAGTTCAAATTATCACCTAGGCATGATTTATGATTGGATTTCACTGTTCTTACGTCCctaaatcttattttcacatctcTTTTtactctatctctctctatacGTATCTATGTACGTATATAGAGAGATAGAGATCTAGAAATTTAGCATACAACAGGATACACCTGGTGTAGGTGACATGATTGCTTAAATTGTAAAGTAAGACAACTTTGTAATGTTTGTTCTAAAGACTTATATATGTGCTTGCATGATGGTGATTTGGACAAACAAGATTTAATGAAAAAGTTTTATCTGGACATGAGACGCTCGTTCCACAGTTAAACGGTGTATCTGGCGTGTGTCATGTGTGTCAAGTTCTACTTTTAACTAGTTAGAGTTTACAAGACTTGATTAGATTTGATAAAACTTGTTCAAGTTGA is from Helianthus annuus cultivar XRQ/B chromosome 9, HanXRQr2.0-SUNRISE, whole genome shotgun sequence and encodes:
- the LOC110889630 gene encoding probable WRKY transcription factor 11, giving the protein MAVDLITGFKTTISDENDAVQQAASGLESVQKLIRLLSQSQSQQQPDYKAVADAAVAKFKKVISLLGRPNRELTGHARFRRGPVNQTGYQNYCNIKKEQNDVVSEGETKVYSPTPIQQVPFVPPPPPSSTVAPATGNQPALFQRKDSLTKTISFSRASSFVSSLTTGDSDGKPPLCSASCLKRKCGSSENGGSGKCSGGGSSSRCQCSKRRKLRMKRVIRVKAISPKLADIPPDDYSWRKYGQKPIKGSPHPRGYYKCSTVRGCPARKHVERALDDPSMLIVTYEGDHNHAVSAAETSGIILESS